In the Chitinispirillum alkaliphilum genome, AATCATTGGTACATTGCCGTTTTCAGTGCTGAAGTAGTAATAGTAATGGAGGCTGGTTAGAGTCTCTGTTCCTGTATTGTGCAGGTAAATGCGTGGGTTACTGATGTTATTGTAACCTAATCTCTCGTCTCGCACATACACATCTACAGAAACGGCAGAATACAGATTGGCTACAGCAAGTAAAAAGATAATCTGAACAATCAGTGTCTTTTTGTTTATCATGATTAGGATCCCAAACTGTTTTTATAAATATTTTGATTTAATTGTCTAATAGTCATTTTTTCTTGCATCAATCAGTGCTCTGCCTTCAAAACTCTGTTACCGTCTGCATCATATACCATAACTACTGTAGACAGGAGTGCATAGGCTATATCATCAGATGAGACAGATTTCATATATTCTATAAGATTATCTGAATCATAAGAATTATCGACGATAGTATAGGTTCCCCGCTCATCCCAATAAATCTTTTCTGATCCGGGAATACTTTCAAAGAACATAAAACGCACCGGCATATTGCGCCAGTCATACTCTATCACCATTTTTTTGTTTCTGTCTATAACCATGTTTCCAAAGTGGTCGTAAGTATAAGTCACTTCGTCACCCGTGCGTTCAAGCCTGCTTGTATTTGGGAAGTATTCATACCTACCCAGACGATTGCCACCCTCCTCCTTGAATTCGAATCTTCCTGCAGCATCGTAGCTGTATTCTCCGGCAAAATTGGCAGTGAAATCAGGATTTTGTTCTGTAAAATCATTAACTCTTATTAATCTGTTCACCCTATCGTATTCATACTGTTGAGTATATTGTACGGTACCACCAGCATAATTAAAGGATGAACTACTAATATTTCCGCTATACTGCTCCTCGTAGGATATACTTTGAGTAAAAAAATCGGGTAATTCAGACGTTATCTCTGTAAGCCAGTCTCTGATGTTATACTCATAACCTACAGTGAAACCATCCACGGTTCCCAACGCTTTACCATCCATTTGACCCAGATCGTTAAAAGTGTAGCTCACCAGTTGTCGGCCGTCATTATCAACATGAACGATACTTTCCAACCTTCCCATTCTGTCATATTTGAACTCTTTTTCGATTCTGTCGGGACCGCATGTAAAAATCCTTCTGGTAAGTTTACCGTGAATATCATATTCAAAACGCAGGATCTGCGGAGCTGGATTTCCCGGTATGATTTTCACCTTGACATCGATTAAGCCCTGGTCATTATAGCCAAACAGTTCCACTACATTGTATGACACACCACCAATTCTGTTAATTGCGATTCTTGCTACCGCTCGCCCACGCAGGTTTTTGAGCTCATTGCGGATGTTTGCAGGCAATCTGGCATATCTTCTTACCTCATCCAGTGCATTTACATTATCGTAGAAATAGAGCAACTTATCCTGATGTTCATCGTTGCTATTGGCTAAAGCCACTCTTTCGACCCGCCCCAACCTGTCGTAATAATGAACTATTTCCCGCACCTTGTTTCTGTTTGGCTCATCACCATACCATGTAGTCACCTTTTTCAGTTTACCGGCAGGATAATAGGTATACTCTTCTATGCCGCCATCCGGAGTTGATTTTTCAATCACCTGCCCGCGGGTGTTGTACCTGTATGTGGTATTGGCAATAAGCTGGTTCGCCCCGGACCCGGTTCTGTTTTTGGGAGCAATCTCAGCGGTTTCCCTTCCAAGGATGTCATACTCGTATTCGGCAATGATAGCATCGCTGTGATTACCTGTTGGGCTTCTCCACACTGCAACCACGTTGCCGAAGACATCCTTAAGTTCCTGACTATAGTTGCCGTCAGGGTTTCTGCTTATAGCAAGGTGATGTGTAGCATTTTCGAATGGTTCATCAAGCAGAATACTGTAAAGTGTGTTAAGAACATCGATATCCAATTCGCTGGAGACAAACCCATTTTCAAACTGAATTTCACTGCCTTCAACACTTGTTTGGTTGCGGTTAACACCAAAATACCAGAACATTGAATGATTCGTTGATTCTATACTGTATTCTGCCCCCGGTGCACCAAGCTTACGAGTCCTGTTTAGCGGGTCGGAATAGTAGTCTTTTTCATGGTATGGTTGGGGATTGTCTCCATAGTTACTGTATTGTAGCCATAGCGGAGAATCTGATCTATTCAAATCAGAAAAGGTTACATCCAGATATCTATCGGGGAAATGGATATCCACAAACGGATTTGTCACATACTGTACACGCCCGCTTGCATCATAAAAGGTACTCGTTACAAGCTCCCTGTTATCATCAATGATGGTTTTGGACTGAATCTGCCTTCCCAGCCCGTCACTATACACAGTTGAAACCAGGTCTTTTAAATCTCCGGCCTCATCTTTACCGACTCCAAAA is a window encoding:
- a CDS encoding RHS repeat-associated core domain protein, with amino-acid sequence MIEQKIKLALLFVIWVCVGALLSQSQPNYVRTTVFGVGKDEAGDLKDLVSTVYSDGLGRQIQSKTIIDDNRELVTSTFYDASGRVQYVTNPFVDIHFPDRYLDVTFSDLNRSDSPLWLQYSNYGDNPQPYHEKDYYSDPLNRTRKLGAPGAEYSIESTNHSMFWYFGVNRNQTSVEGSEIQFENGFVSSELDIDVLNTLYSILLDEPFENATHHLAISRNPDGNYSQELKDVFGNVVAVWRSPTGNHSDAIIAEYEYDILGRETAEIAPKNRTGSGANQLIANTTYRYNTRGQVIEKSTPDGGIEEYTYYPAGKLKKVTTWYGDEPNRNKVREIVHYYDRLGRVERVALANSNDEHQDKLLYFYDNVNALDEVRRYARLPANIRNELKNLRGRAVARIAINRIGGVSYNVVELFGYNDQGLIDVKVKIIPGNPAPQILRFEYDIHGKLTRRIFTCGPDRIEKEFKYDRMGRLESIVHVDNDGRQLVSYTFNDLGQMDGKALGTVDGFTVGYEYNIRDWLTEITSELPDFFTQSISYEEQYSGNISSSSFNYAGGTVQYTQQYEYDRVNRLIRVNDFTEQNPDFTANFAGEYSYDAAGRFEFKEEGGNRLGRYEYFPNTSRLERTGDEVTYTYDHFGNMVIDRNKKMVIEYDWRNMPVRFMFFESIPGSEKIYWDERGTYTIVDNSYDSDNLIEYMKSVSSDDIAYALLSTVVMVYDADGNRVLKAEH